The Humidesulfovibrio mexicanus DNA window TGGCGCAGCTTGTGCTGGCCGTGCGCCAGGAACCGGGCTGCCTGGAATACGCTGCCCACCTCGATGCCGACGACCCCGCGCGCATCGTCTTCTACGAGCGCTGGCAAAGCCGCGAGGCCTTGGAAACCCACGCCGAGGCTCCGGCCCTGTCCGCTTGGCGGGCCTTCGCCATGCCGCGCGCCCTGGGCCTGCCGAAGCTCACGTTTCTGCACAGGCTCGCTTAGCGCAGAGGAGCGCGGCGACTCAGGGGCGCCGCCGTCGGCCCGCTCAAGGGAAGAAAGGAAACACCCGGTCGCGCGTTTCAAGAGTGCCGACGGGGCGAGGAGAGTGTAGCTCCCCGCCCCGTTTTCTTTCCCTCCAGCCCCCACACGTCCACCCGGTTTACCGGGTCATCCACGCAATAGCCGTACCAGTCGCTGTCGCCGCCTTTGTCGCCCAGCGGGTCCAGGGCGGTAAAGCGCCCGGTGTCCGCGTCGTAGTCGCGCCAGACGAAGCGCGTCAGGCCGGTGTCGGCGTCAAAGAGCCCGCCCGCGAAGCCGATGGGCAGGCGCACCGCTCTGCCGTGCGTTTCCAGCAGATTCCCGAAGGCATCGTACCGCATTGCCTGTACAATGTTTCCGTCAAGGTCGACAAGGGCAATCGGCGTGCCCAACTGGTCGGCAACAAT harbors:
- a CDS encoding putative quinol monooxygenase, producing MTDVAETVLLAEMRLAQPADPETRERLAQLVLAVRQEPGCLEYAAHLDADDPARIVFYERWQSREALETHAEAPALSAWRAFAMPRALGLPKLTFLHRLA